One part of the Coriobacteriia bacterium genome encodes these proteins:
- a CDS encoding glycosyltransferase family 1 protein, with protein MRIGIVPVLNRSWGGVYQYSVTLLDALAEVNSGDEFLLFIPKNHKPPSEISASPFQMVEMPESSTWLGRMWTRLPTSVRSRLAGLASPIRSKLLARRRRDSTEDTTWREWFGPFGLDLLFFTIENDISYRTGVPYVVVVHDLQHKLQPQLPEFADRAEWERREERMRNSIANATLVVVDSEVGREDVLSCYSELGIAEDAVRPLPFVPAHYVAAVVPEVELRRVRVAQDLPEMYLFYPAQFWPHKNHKRIVEALGLLAREGLRLPLVLVGSRGESALRAETFATVMQTARELGVDDLVRYLGYVGDDDMSALYAQATALVMPTFFGPTNIPILEAWRLGCPVITSDIRGVREQAGDAAVLVDPSSAQSIAEGIRRIVSSESLRTELIARGHARVSAYTIHDFARRLAGILDEAKSRVLADRPGVAPHADGGVS; from the coding sequence ATGAGGATCGGCATTGTTCCGGTTTTGAACCGGTCGTGGGGCGGCGTCTATCAGTACTCTGTGACTCTCTTGGATGCGCTGGCGGAAGTGAACTCGGGCGACGAGTTCCTGCTCTTCATCCCGAAGAACCACAAGCCGCCAAGTGAGATCTCGGCCTCGCCGTTTCAGATGGTCGAGATGCCGGAGTCATCCACGTGGCTTGGTCGGATGTGGACGCGACTCCCGACCAGCGTTCGCTCGAGGCTTGCGGGTCTGGCCTCGCCCATTCGCTCGAAACTGCTAGCACGCCGACGTCGCGATTCTACTGAGGACACCACGTGGCGCGAATGGTTCGGTCCCTTCGGGCTCGACCTGCTCTTCTTTACGATCGAGAACGACATTTCGTACCGCACAGGCGTTCCCTACGTCGTCGTGGTCCACGATCTCCAGCACAAGCTCCAGCCTCAGCTGCCGGAGTTCGCCGACCGGGCGGAGTGGGAGCGACGCGAGGAGCGCATGCGCAACTCCATCGCTAACGCGACTCTGGTGGTGGTCGACTCGGAGGTCGGCCGAGAAGATGTCTTGAGCTGCTACAGCGAGCTCGGAATCGCCGAGGATGCCGTGCGTCCGCTTCCATTCGTGCCGGCACACTACGTTGCCGCTGTGGTTCCCGAAGTGGAGCTCCGGCGTGTTCGTGTCGCCCAAGACCTGCCCGAGATGTACCTCTTCTACCCGGCCCAGTTCTGGCCACACAAGAACCACAAGCGGATCGTCGAGGCGCTCGGGTTGTTGGCCCGCGAGGGTCTACGGCTTCCGCTCGTGCTCGTTGGCTCGAGAGGCGAGAGCGCGCTGAGAGCCGAGACTTTCGCGACAGTGATGCAGACGGCTCGCGAACTCGGCGTGGACGACCTCGTGCGATACCTCGGCTATGTGGGAGACGACGACATGTCTGCCCTCTACGCCCAAGCCACGGCCCTCGTGATGCCGACGTTCTTTGGGCCCACGAACATCCCCATCTTGGAGGCGTGGCGCTTGGGCTGTCCGGTGATCACGTCCGACATCCGGGGAGTTCGCGAGCAGGCGGGAGACGCCGCCGTCCTCGTGGACCCGTCGTCGGCCCAGTCGATCGCCGAGGGCATCCGCCGCATCGTGTCGAGCGAGTCGCTTCGAACCGAACTCATCGCGCGTGGCCACGCACGTGTGTCGGCTTACACGATTCATGACTTCGCGCGAAGGCTCGCTGGAATCCTCGACGAGGCCAAGAGCAGAGTGCTCGCTGACCGGCCCGGGGTCGCGCCTCACGCAGATGGCGGCGTGTCGTGA